The nucleotide sequence CGCGCTCCTTGAGCACCTGGCCGACGCCGGTGATGGTGCCGCCCGTGCCGATGCCGGCGACGAAGTAGTCGATCTGACCGTCGGTGTCGCGGATGATCTCCTCCGCGGTGGTCTTGCGATGGATCTGGACGTTGGCCTGGTTCTCGAACTGGCGGGCCAGGATCGCGCCGGGGATGTCGGCGACGAGCTCCTCCGCCTTCGCGATCGCGCCCTTCATGCCACCGGCGGGGTCTGTGAGCACGAGTTCTGCTCCGTACGCCTTCAGCAGCAGGCGACGCTCGATCGACATCGAGGACGGCATCGCGAGAAGGACGCGGTAGCCGCGCGCCGCACCGACCATCGCCAGCGCGATCCCGGTGTTGCCACTGGTCGCCTCGACGATCGTGCCGCCGGGCTGCAGCTCGCCGGACGCCTCGGCCGCGTCGACGATGGCGATGCCCAGGCGGTCCTTGACGCTCGAGGCGGGGTTGTAGAACTCCAGCTTCGCCAGGACGTTCCCGCCGGCGCCGTCGGTGACGCGGTTCAGGCGCACCAGCGGCGTGTTGCCGAATGCGGACGTGATGTCGGGATGAATGCCGGTCATATCGGGCCTTTCGCGGGTTCTCGGCGGATCGAGCACCAGCCTAGGGGGCCCTTTTTCCTTTGAGTCCTTCTGTGACGAAAGCCCCGCCCCGCCCCGGTATCCTCACCGGTCCCCGCTGGATCAGCCCGTTGATCGGAGCGCGATCGCGACCCGTCGGGCCGCGCCGCCGGCCGGAGCACTCCGCCTAGAGTGGATCGGTCATGCCTTCCCCCGACGAATACTCCCTGCTCTCCGACGCCCTTCGGAGTGCCGCCGCGCGCCTGGCCGAGGCCGGCATCGCCGACCCTGCCGTCGACGTCGAGTTGCTCGCCGCCTTCGTGCTCGGCACCGGGCGCGGGGGAGTGCAGGCGGCGGCGATCCGCGGCGACCGACTCACCGCTCAGGATGCCGCCCGTCTCGACGAACTCGCCGCGCGCCGCAGCACGCGCGAGCCGCTGCAGCACATCACCGGCACGGCCCCGTTCCGCCACCTGGATCTGCGGGTCGGCCCGGGGGTCTTCGTGCCCCGTCCCGAGACCGAGGTCGTCGCCCAGCTGGCGATCGACGCGCTGCGGGCGGCGGCATCCGTGTCTCCCATCGCGGTGGATCTCGGCACCGGCAGCGGCGCGATCGCCCTCGCGATGGCGACCGAGGTGCCGCACGCCCGGGTGTTCGCGGCCGAGAACTCGATCGACGCCTTCGTATGGACGAAGGAGAACTTCGCGCGGGTCGGCGCCGACAACGCGACGCTCGCCTTCATCGACCTGGCTCACGCGTTCGGTGAGCTCGACGGCACGGTGTCGGTCGTGGCATCCAATCCTCCCTATGTTCCGGATGCTGCGATCCCGCGCGATCCGGAGGTGCGCTTCTTCGATCCGCCCGCGGCCCTCTACGGAGGGGAGGACGGCCTCGACGTCGTCCGCATCCTGAGCGCGGTGGGAATGCGCCTGGCGCACCCCGGCGGCATGATCGTGATCGAGCACGGCGAATGGCAGGGCCAGGCGATCCGCGGGATCCTCGAGGCCGACGGCTGGCGCGCCACCGCGACCCACCCCGACCTCACGACGCGCGACCGCGCGACCACCGCGCTGCGCCCCTGACCGTGCCGCCGCTTCGGAGCGTTCGTCCGGGGCTTCGCAACTAGACTGGCGGGCGACATGTCCCCCATCTACGACTGCCGTGACGAGTCACAGCTGCTCACCGGCATGCGCCAGGCGCGCCAGGCCATCGGGCGTGGCGAACTCGTCGTCATCCCGACCGACACCGTCTACGGCGTCGCCGCCGACGCCTTCGACCACGCCGCGGTCGCGCGCCTGCTCGCCGCGAAGGGCCGTGGCCGCCAGTCGCCGCCCCCGGTTCTCGTGGCCGGGCTCACGACGCTGCGCGCGCTCGTCGCCGAGGTGCCCGAGCCGATCGAGCGTCTGGTCGAGGCCTACTGGCCCGGCGGCCTCACCATCGTGCTGCCGTCGCAGCCGTCTCTGTCGTGGGACCTCGGTGAGACTCGCGGCACCGTCGCGGTGCGCATGCCCGCGCACCGCATCGCCCTCGAACTCCTCGAAGAGACCGGGCCCCTCGCCGTCTCGAGCGCCAACCTCACCGGCATGGCGGCCGGCATCACCGCCGAGGACGCGGAAGGGATGCTGAAGGACAGCGTCGCCGTCTACCTCGGCGACGGGCCGTCGAAGACCGGAATCCCCTCGACGATCATCGACGCGACCAGCCTCGTCGTGGGCGACGAGCCCCGGGTGCGCGTGCTGCGCGACGGCGCCGTCAGCCGCGAGCAGCTGCGGGACGTGCTCGGCGATCTCCTCGAGCCCGACCCTGGCCTCGAGCCTGCGGCGCACCCGGCGGTCATCGAGACGGATGCCGCGGCCGACGTTGCCCCGGGCCCTGAGGCGGTTGCGGCGCCCGAGGCGCCGGAACCCGACCGCTCGTGAAGCAGTACGTCTTCACGATCCTCCTCACGGCGGCCGTCACCTTCGTCCTGTCGTGGGCGGTCTGGCGACTCAGCCTCAAATACAAGCTGTATCCGGGCATCCGCGAGCGCGACGTGCACAAGACACCTACGCCGCGCCTCGGCGGCATCGCCATGTTCCTCGGCGTGCTGGCGGCGTTCGCGGTGTCGTCGCAGCATCCGTACTTCTCCATCGTCTGGGCGCAGCCGCAGCAGATGTACGCGCTGCTGGGCGCGACCGGGCTCATCGTGGTCGTCGGCGTCCTCGACGACCTGTGGGACCTCGACTGGATGATCAAGCTCGGTGCGCAGTTCCTCGCCGCCGGTGTCATCGCGTGGTTCGGGCAGCTGCAGATCTACACGCTGCCGCTGGGAGGGATGACGATCTTCTCGAGCTGGGCGAGCTTCACCCTCACCGTGTTCTCGATCGTCGTCGTCATGAACGCGGTGAACTTCATCGACGGGCTCGACGGGCTCGTCGCCGGTGTGTGCCTCATCGCGAACCTCGTCTTCTTCGCATACTCCTACATGGTGTTCCGCGACATCGGCTCGAGCACCTACTTCACGCTGTCGTCGCTCATCGCCGCCGTGCTCATCGGCGCGTGCATCGGCTTCCTCCCACTGAACTGGAGCCCTGCGCGCCTCTTCATGGGCGACGCCGGCGCGCTCATGCTCGGCCTCCTGATGGCGTGCTCGGCGATCTCCATCACCGGGAACTTCGACCCCGCGATGATCGCCGACAACGACGCCTTCGGCCGCTCGCAGCTGCTCGGTGCGTTCATCCCCATCCTCCTGCCGGTCGTCGTCGTGCTGCTGCCGCTGCTCGACTTCGGCCTCGCCGTCGTGCGGCGCATGAGCAGGGGCAAGTCGCCGTTCTCGCCCGACCGCAAGCACCTGCACCACCGCATGCTCGACATGGGCCACACCGACCGCGACGCCGTGCTCATCTTCTACGCGTGGACCGCGCTGGTGAGCCTTTCGGTGCTGCTCATGTACATCGGCACGACGTTGCAGTGGCCCGGGGATTACCTCTTCGGCGTGTTCTACGGCATCGTCGGCATCGCCGCATGCCTCGTCGTCACCCTTCTTCCCTCTCGCCGCCGCAAGGTCGCCGCGGCGTCGGTGTCTTCCGATCCCGAACCCGCACCGCAGCCCGATCCCGCGCCCGCACAGGAGGACGCCCGATGAGCACCAGTCCGAACCCCCGCACCCCGATCTCCAGCACGCCGATCCTGCGCACCGTCCTGGTGTGGTCGGGCACGGTCACCGCGATCCTCGCCGTCGTCGGCGCGATCGTCGGCTTCCTCGTCGCGGGCACGACAGGCTTGTGGAGCGCCCTGGCCGGCGTCCTGGTCGCCGCGGTGTTCCTCGGCATCACCGGGGCGAGCATCCTCATCGCGAACCGCTGGTTCGGCGATCCGCTCTACGTGCCGATCTTCTTCGGCGTCGTGATGGGCGGATGGATTCTCAAGTTCGTCGTGTTCATCGTGATCCTCCTCGTCCTGCGCGGTCAGCCGTGGATCGAGCCCACCGTGTTCTTCGTCGCGGCCGTCGTGAGCGTGCTCGCCTCGCTGGCGGTCGACGTCGTCGTGATGGTGCGCATGCGGGTGCCGCACGTGAGCGATGTGGCGCTCCCGACCGACCCCGATGCGGGGGACAAGCGGGGCGACGAACCGGGTGCGTCCTGATCCGTGACCCCGCGGATTCAGCGACCTCACAAGTTTGATAGGCTGAACGAGCGCCCGCCCACTCGCTCAGCGAGTACTTGCGGAGTGACGCTCACCGACCATCGTCGCAACGGTTCTCGACCGGTGCCCCGAAGCTGGAGCCAGCGCTGTCTATTCATGCTGCGACCCTGATCGCCCCCTTTGCCACGGATGAACCCCCCGTCTTCCACGGGCCCTCGATCGATGAGTTCTTCCCTGAGGTCCTCTTCAATCTCGCCGGTGTTCCGATCACCCGGATCCACCTCATCCAGTTCCTCGCCACGATCGCCGTCGTCGTGATCTTCTGGCTCGGCACGCGCCGCATGCGTGTCGTGCCGGGGCGCTTCCAGAGCCTCGTCGAGATGGGGCTGGACTTCGTCCGCGTCAACATCGGCGAGGACCTCCTCGGCAAGAAGGACGCCCAGCGCTTCCTGCCGATCCTCACGACGCTGTTCTTCATGATCCTGTTCATGAACATCACGGGCATCATCCCGTTCCTGAACATCGCCGGCACGAGCATCATCGCCGTGCCGCTGACGCTCGCGATCGTGAGCTACGTCACCTTCATCTACGCCGGCATCAAGAAGAGTCCGAAGAACTTCTTCAAGAACTCGCTGTTCCCTTCGGGTGTGCCGTGGCCGATCTACATCATCGTCACGCCGATCGAGCTGATCTCGACGTTCATCATCCGCCCGGTGACGCTGACCCTCCGACTCCTCATGAACATGATGGTCGGCCACCTGCTGC is from Microbacterium sp. LWH3-1.2 and encodes:
- the cysK gene encoding cysteine synthase A; its protein translation is MTGIHPDITSAFGNTPLVRLNRVTDGAGGNVLAKLEFYNPASSVKDRLGIAIVDAAEASGELQPGGTIVEATSGNTGIALAMVGAARGYRVLLAMPSSMSIERRLLLKAYGAELVLTDPAGGMKGAIAKAEELVADIPGAILARQFENQANVQIHRKTTAEEIIRDTDGQIDYFVAGIGTGGTITGVGQVLKERVPGAKVVAVEPADSPLLTKGTPGPHKIQGIGPNFVPAILDQGVIDEVIDVEFPDAISTARAVGTQDGILVGISSGAAIWAALQVAARPEAAGKNIVVIVPSFGERYLSTALYEDLRED
- the prmC gene encoding peptide chain release factor N(5)-glutamine methyltransferase, with protein sequence MPSPDEYSLLSDALRSAAARLAEAGIADPAVDVELLAAFVLGTGRGGVQAAAIRGDRLTAQDAARLDELAARRSTREPLQHITGTAPFRHLDLRVGPGVFVPRPETEVVAQLAIDALRAAASVSPIAVDLGTGSGAIALAMATEVPHARVFAAENSIDAFVWTKENFARVGADNATLAFIDLAHAFGELDGTVSVVASNPPYVPDAAIPRDPEVRFFDPPAALYGGEDGLDVVRILSAVGMRLAHPGGMIVIEHGEWQGQAIRGILEADGWRATATHPDLTTRDRATTALRP
- a CDS encoding L-threonylcarbamoyladenylate synthase — encoded protein: MSPIYDCRDESQLLTGMRQARQAIGRGELVVIPTDTVYGVAADAFDHAAVARLLAAKGRGRQSPPPVLVAGLTTLRALVAEVPEPIERLVEAYWPGGLTIVLPSQPSLSWDLGETRGTVAVRMPAHRIALELLEETGPLAVSSANLTGMAAGITAEDAEGMLKDSVAVYLGDGPSKTGIPSTIIDATSLVVGDEPRVRVLRDGAVSREQLRDVLGDLLEPDPGLEPAAHPAVIETDAAADVAPGPEAVAAPEAPEPDRS
- a CDS encoding MraY family glycosyltransferase, with translation MKQYVFTILLTAAVTFVLSWAVWRLSLKYKLYPGIRERDVHKTPTPRLGGIAMFLGVLAAFAVSSQHPYFSIVWAQPQQMYALLGATGLIVVVGVLDDLWDLDWMIKLGAQFLAAGVIAWFGQLQIYTLPLGGMTIFSSWASFTLTVFSIVVVMNAVNFIDGLDGLVAGVCLIANLVFFAYSYMVFRDIGSSTYFTLSSLIAAVLIGACIGFLPLNWSPARLFMGDAGALMLGLLMACSAISITGNFDPAMIADNDAFGRSQLLGAFIPILLPVVVVLLPLLDFGLAVVRRMSRGKSPFSPDRKHLHHRMLDMGHTDRDAVLIFYAWTALVSLSVLLMYIGTTLQWPGDYLFGVFYGIVGIAACLVVTLLPSRRRKVAAASVSSDPEPAPQPDPAPAQEDAR
- the atpB gene encoding F0F1 ATP synthase subunit A; the encoded protein is MIAPFATDEPPVFHGPSIDEFFPEVLFNLAGVPITRIHLIQFLATIAVVVIFWLGTRRMRVVPGRFQSLVEMGLDFVRVNIGEDLLGKKDAQRFLPILTTLFFMILFMNITGIIPFLNIAGTSIIAVPLTLAIVSYVTFIYAGIKKSPKNFFKNSLFPSGVPWPIYIIVTPIELISTFIIRPVTLTLRLLMNMMVGHLLLVLFFAATQFFIFDMGGWWSILGAGSLAFGFVFTLFEILVAVLQAYVFALLTAVYIQLAVAEEH